In Labilithrix sp., a single genomic region encodes these proteins:
- a CDS encoding glutathione S-transferase N-terminal domain-containing protein produces MIDLYFWGTPNGQKVSIALEELALPYVVHAVNIGRGDQFTPEFLAIAPNNRIPAIVDRDPEGGGPPISIFESGAILLYLAEKTGKLLGQGLRERTEIVQWLMWQMGGIGPMFGQANHFAVYAPERIPYAIDRYTREAKRLLTVLDKRLADREYVAGPYSIADIAIYPWVRSAVQGKLSLSLADYPHANAWSSRLEGRPAVTKGLAIHTDAKTEMDEEARKHLFQRS; encoded by the coding sequence GTGATCGATCTCTATTTCTGGGGCACGCCGAACGGGCAGAAGGTCAGCATCGCGCTCGAGGAGCTCGCGCTCCCTTACGTGGTGCACGCCGTGAACATCGGCCGCGGCGATCAATTCACGCCGGAGTTCCTCGCGATCGCGCCGAACAACCGCATCCCCGCGATCGTCGATCGCGATCCCGAAGGTGGCGGCCCTCCGATCTCGATCTTCGAGTCGGGCGCCATCCTCCTCTACTTGGCGGAGAAGACGGGCAAGCTCCTCGGGCAGGGCCTCCGCGAGCGCACGGAGATCGTGCAGTGGCTCATGTGGCAAATGGGCGGGATCGGCCCGATGTTCGGGCAGGCGAACCACTTCGCGGTCTACGCGCCGGAGCGGATCCCGTACGCGATCGACCGCTACACGCGCGAGGCGAAGCGCCTCCTCACGGTCCTCGACAAGCGCCTCGCCGATCGCGAGTACGTCGCGGGCCCGTACTCGATCGCCGACATCGCGATCTACCCGTGGGTCCGCTCCGCCGTCCAAGGCAAGCTCTCGCTCTCGCTCGCCGACTACCCTCACGCGAACGCGTGGTCCTCCCGCCTCGAGGGCCGCCCCGCCGTCACGAAGGGCCTCGCCATCCACACCGACGCGAAGACGGAGATGGACGAAGAGGCGCGAAAGCACCTGTTCCAGCGCTCGTGA
- a CDS encoding PAS domain-containing protein, with amino-acid sequence MVADSVSALVGRAMAGLPDSLIVVEGTPSDGVSRKILFVNEAFTRMTGFTAAEAIGRTPDITVGPETSVEALQAIQRARDALEPLRVELLKYRKDGSTFWVEMDLVPLFDDESRKLLHYLAVMRDVTARRAEQLRKMENERLAAIGTLAAGVAHEMNNPLAYALMNIGYVEEELDELIAATHDPTLPRWSELRSTLTEVRDGVSRVAQIVRDIRAFSQLDAMPSGRCNIPVLVERAVQMSRSGMPASAQISTHYDETSEVVADPGRLAQVFLNLIVNALDAIPPEENDKRRVFVRAFNDDNEVIVEVTDEGRGIPDDVMPRIFDPFFTTKEAGKGTGLGLSISYGIVRAAGGTMTVKSRVGVGTTVRIALPSAGGARARSVLRPRAVETVPPASGLRLRVLVVDDEPMICRALKRALSPAEDVTTVGSALEAIALFEDGREFDLVLCDLSMPGMSGAGLYEQVGSRWPALQPRVVIMTGGASTEATRDFLARSQVPRLDKPLDMRRLRAILDEHRSSSAQQISQTR; translated from the coding sequence ATGGTCGCTGATTCCGTGTCGGCGCTCGTCGGGAGGGCGATGGCAGGGCTCCCCGATTCGTTGATCGTGGTGGAGGGCACGCCGAGCGACGGCGTCAGCCGCAAGATCCTCTTCGTCAACGAAGCGTTCACGCGGATGACGGGCTTCACCGCCGCGGAGGCGATCGGACGAACCCCCGACATCACGGTCGGGCCGGAGACGAGCGTCGAGGCGCTCCAAGCGATCCAGCGCGCGCGCGACGCGCTCGAGCCTCTGCGCGTCGAGCTCCTCAAGTACCGCAAGGACGGGAGCACGTTCTGGGTCGAGATGGACCTCGTGCCGCTCTTCGACGACGAATCGAGGAAGCTCCTCCACTACCTCGCGGTGATGCGCGACGTCACCGCGCGTCGCGCGGAGCAGCTCCGCAAGATGGAGAACGAGCGCCTCGCCGCGATCGGCACCCTCGCCGCCGGCGTCGCCCACGAGATGAACAACCCGCTCGCGTACGCGCTGATGAACATCGGCTACGTCGAGGAGGAGCTGGACGAGCTCATCGCCGCGACGCATGACCCGACGCTGCCGCGCTGGTCCGAGCTCCGAAGCACGCTCACGGAGGTGCGCGACGGCGTCAGCCGCGTCGCGCAGATCGTCCGCGACATCCGCGCGTTCTCTCAGCTCGACGCGATGCCGTCGGGGCGCTGCAACATCCCTGTCCTCGTGGAGCGCGCGGTGCAGATGTCGCGCTCCGGCATGCCGGCGTCGGCGCAGATCTCCACCCACTACGACGAGACCTCCGAGGTCGTCGCCGATCCCGGTCGCCTCGCGCAGGTGTTCCTCAACTTGATCGTGAACGCGCTCGACGCGATCCCGCCGGAGGAGAACGACAAGCGGCGCGTCTTCGTCCGCGCGTTCAACGACGACAACGAGGTCATCGTCGAGGTCACCGACGAAGGGCGCGGGATCCCGGACGATGTCATGCCGCGGATCTTCGATCCGTTCTTCACGACGAAAGAAGCAGGGAAGGGGACCGGGCTCGGCCTCTCGATCTCCTACGGCATCGTGCGCGCGGCGGGAGGGACGATGACGGTGAAGAGCCGCGTCGGCGTCGGGACCACGGTGCGGATCGCGCTCCCGTCCGCCGGCGGCGCGCGGGCGCGCTCCGTCCTCCGCCCGCGCGCGGTCGAGACCGTGCCGCCCGCGTCCGGCCTCCGCCTCCGCGTCCTCGTCGTCGACGACGAGCCGATGATCTGCCGCGCGCTCAAGCGCGCCCTCTCCCCCGCCGAGGACGTGACGACGGTGGGCAGCGCGCTCGAGGCGATCGCGCTCTTCGAGGACGGCCGCGAGTTCGACCTCGTGCTCTGCGACCTGTCGATGCCGGGGATGAGCGGGGCGGGGCTCTACGAGCAGGTCGGGAGCCGCTGGCCCGCGCTCCAGCCGCGCGTCGTGATCATGACCGGCGGCGCGTCGACCGAGGCGACGCGGGACTTCCTCGCGCGGAGCCAGGTCCCGCGCCTCGACAAGCCGCTCGACATGCGCCGCTTGCGGGCGATTTTGGACGAGCACCGCTCTTCGAGCGCGCAGCAGATCTCGCAAACCCGCTAG
- a CDS encoding TonB family protein, protein MSRFGVAALVAVFLACASLTGASSALAAPPPEPPPLIPPAPIHREPARYPAGATGAANVVLELVVKEDGTVGDVLVREGAEPFAAAAIEAVKAYRFEPAKRGDRVVSARIRVVVEFTPEADVPVEPKPEAAPPLQTIPPPPPPERVDEVRIAGTRLPPPSSPMEHRMARADIRLVPGAFGDPFRAIDALPGVVPTVSGLPYYYIRGAPPSAVGYFIDDVRVPYLFHFALGPGVIQPALVEEVSLHPAGFPARYGRYAGAIVAGRTRDPATELYGEGNIRIFDAGAYVETPLAKGRASVGLGGRYSYTGALFSLVAKDTTINYRDYNARASYEINDKWRASLLTLGSFDYASQIQYDDFGNGTERVFFASEFHRADLRLDRRGDDGAESRIGMTFGLDRTRIEGARFAQDFVFGVRARHRAPITRTFDLEVGADAMLDHYTGDVPSEYAVQPEEYAQARAFFSPRTESATGAWVSGRWHREDGFDVTATARADVFTSVGAVEVGPSPRLTTRLPVGDKTRILGVLGVAPQTPAFAIPVPAIGYRGLPGGLGFGWQKSAGVERDLPLKFLFKGMAFHHSYFNLRDFARNQNDFSFDEPQPVPNSPAQAYGLELYLSRRLSERIGGFVAYTLSRSVIGSTEIAKERVSPFDRTHVFQVGGAVYIGAGWRTSARFLTYRGWPDEGEDATPLRPPTRRLPAFYRVDARIEKRWKWRKDGYISLVIEALNASAQQEIVSRNCNTFDESGQQRCRDEKIGPIVAPSIGVEGAL, encoded by the coding sequence GTGTCTCGGTTCGGGGTGGCCGCGCTGGTCGCGGTGTTTCTTGCCTGCGCGTCCCTCACCGGCGCGTCGAGCGCCCTCGCGGCGCCCCCGCCCGAGCCGCCGCCGCTGATCCCGCCCGCGCCGATCCATCGCGAGCCCGCGCGCTACCCCGCCGGCGCGACCGGCGCGGCCAACGTCGTCCTCGAGCTCGTCGTGAAGGAGGACGGCACCGTGGGCGACGTGCTCGTCCGCGAGGGCGCGGAGCCGTTCGCCGCCGCCGCGATCGAGGCGGTGAAGGCGTACCGCTTCGAGCCGGCGAAGCGCGGCGATCGCGTCGTCTCCGCGCGCATCCGCGTCGTCGTCGAGTTCACGCCCGAGGCCGACGTCCCGGTGGAGCCGAAGCCGGAGGCGGCGCCGCCGCTCCAGACGATCCCGCCGCCGCCGCCTCCCGAGCGCGTCGACGAGGTGAGGATCGCGGGGACGAGGCTCCCGCCGCCGTCGTCGCCGATGGAGCATCGGATGGCGCGCGCCGACATCCGGCTCGTGCCCGGCGCGTTCGGCGATCCGTTCCGCGCGATCGACGCGCTCCCCGGCGTCGTCCCGACCGTGTCGGGCCTGCCCTACTACTACATCCGCGGAGCGCCGCCCTCCGCCGTCGGCTACTTCATCGACGACGTCCGCGTCCCGTACCTCTTCCACTTCGCGCTCGGCCCCGGCGTCATCCAGCCCGCGCTCGTGGAGGAGGTCTCGCTCCATCCCGCCGGGTTCCCCGCGCGTTACGGTCGCTACGCGGGCGCGATCGTCGCGGGGCGCACGCGCGATCCCGCGACGGAGCTCTACGGCGAAGGCAACATCCGCATCTTCGACGCGGGCGCCTACGTCGAGACGCCGCTCGCGAAGGGCCGCGCGTCGGTCGGCCTCGGCGGCCGCTACTCGTACACCGGCGCGCTCTTCTCGCTCGTCGCGAAGGACACCACGATCAACTATCGCGACTACAACGCGCGCGCGTCGTACGAGATCAACGACAAGTGGCGCGCGTCGCTCCTCACGCTCGGCTCGTTCGACTACGCCTCGCAGATCCAGTACGACGACTTCGGGAACGGGACCGAGCGCGTGTTCTTCGCGTCGGAGTTCCATCGCGCGGACCTGCGCCTCGATCGCCGCGGCGACGACGGCGCGGAGAGCCGCATCGGCATGACCTTCGGGCTCGACCGGACGCGGATCGAGGGCGCGCGCTTCGCGCAGGACTTCGTCTTCGGCGTGCGGGCGCGCCATCGGGCGCCGATCACGCGCACCTTCGATCTCGAGGTCGGCGCCGACGCGATGCTCGATCACTACACCGGCGACGTGCCGAGCGAATACGCCGTCCAGCCGGAGGAGTACGCGCAGGCGCGCGCGTTCTTCTCGCCGCGCACCGAGAGCGCGACCGGCGCGTGGGTCTCCGGGCGCTGGCACCGCGAGGACGGCTTCGACGTCACCGCGACCGCGCGCGCCGACGTGTTCACGAGCGTCGGCGCGGTCGAGGTCGGTCCGAGCCCGCGCCTCACGACGCGCCTCCCCGTCGGCGACAAGACGCGCATCCTCGGCGTGCTCGGCGTCGCGCCGCAGACGCCGGCGTTCGCGATCCCGGTCCCCGCGATCGGCTACCGGGGCCTCCCCGGCGGCCTCGGCTTCGGCTGGCAGAAGAGCGCGGGCGTCGAGCGCGACCTCCCGCTGAAGTTCCTCTTCAAGGGGATGGCGTTCCATCACAGCTACTTCAACCTCCGCGACTTCGCGCGGAACCAGAACGACTTCTCGTTCGACGAGCCGCAGCCGGTCCCGAACTCGCCGGCGCAGGCGTACGGCCTCGAGCTGTACCTGAGCCGCCGCCTCAGCGAGCGCATCGGCGGCTTCGTCGCGTACACGCTCTCGCGGAGCGTCATCGGCTCGACCGAAATAGCGAAGGAGCGCGTGAGCCCGTTCGATCGCACGCACGTGTTCCAGGTCGGCGGCGCGGTGTACATCGGCGCGGGCTGGCGCACGTCGGCGCGTTTCCTCACCTACCGCGGCTGGCCGGACGAGGGCGAGGACGCGACGCCGCTCCGCCCGCCGACGCGGCGCCTGCCCGCGTTCTACCGCGTCGACGCGCGCATCGAGAAGCGATGGAAATGGCGCAAAGACGGCTACATTTCCCTCGTGATCGAGGCCCTCAACGCGAGCGCGCAGCAGGAGATCGTCTCGCGCAACTGCAACACGTTCGACGAGAGCGGCCAGCAGCGCTGCCGCGACGAGAAGATCGGTCCGATCGTCGCGCCGAGCATCGGGGTGGAGGGGGCGCTGTGA